In Anaerolineales bacterium, the following proteins share a genomic window:
- a CDS encoding NfeD family protein — protein MNFLLDPDVAYLFLLGGVFLALMAIATPGTGFFEIGAFFCMALAGYAIYNLSFNMWAMIVIGLSVVPFVYAVQKPKREWALGLSILMLILGSVFMFARAGGLPAVSPVVAVVASALVAGFLWLAVRKSLEAAFASPTHDLEGLIGQIGEARTDIHDEGSVQVGKELWSARSDKTIRAGSKIRVLRRDGFVVVVEKQE, from the coding sequence ATGAACTTTCTATTAGACCCTGATGTCGCCTATTTGTTTTTGCTGGGAGGGGTTTTCCTTGCCTTGATGGCGATCGCGACGCCGGGCACGGGATTTTTTGAAATCGGAGCGTTCTTCTGTATGGCTTTAGCGGGATATGCGATCTACAACCTTTCTTTCAACATGTGGGCAATGATCGTCATCGGTTTAAGCGTCGTACCGTTCGTGTATGCGGTTCAGAAACCAAAGCGGGAATGGGCGCTGGGGTTGTCCATCTTAATGTTGATTCTCGGCTCGGTGTTCATGTTCGCGCGTGCAGGCGGGTTGCCTGCGGTGAGCCCGGTTGTGGCGGTTGTAGCGTCCGCGCTCGTGGCTGGATTTTTGTGGCTGGCTGTACGAAAATCCCTCGAAGCCGCTTTTGCGTCGCCGACTCACGATCTGGAAGGCTTGATCGGTCAGATTGGCGAGGCGCGCACAGACATCCACGATGAGGGAAGCGTGCAAGTTGGCAAGGAGTTGTGGTCGGCGAGGAGCGATAAAACGATCAGGGCGGGGAGCAAGATCCGCGTGCTTCGGCGGGATGGGTTTGTTGTCGTTGTTGAGAAACAAGAATAG
- a CDS encoding nucleotide sugar dehydrogenase: MKYNKLCILGLGYIGLPYAAMFAARGVKVHGVDINPHVVETLKAGKIHIYEPGLQAMVESAVQSGNLTVSSSPEEADAFIIAVPTPFQHEKFGEYNGMRFKLADMRAVTSAAEAILPVLRKGNLVILESTSPPQTTVNLVAPILARSHLEAGKDYHLCYSPERVLPGQILRELVENARVIGGITPESARAGRDLYAAFVKGEIHETDATTAEMVKLMENTTRDVNIAIANEFARLAEKFGVDAWEAIRLANLHPRINILSPGPGVGGHCISVDPWFFVEAAPEHAQLIYHARQVNDAQPGFVIEKVKQTIGELKNKKIAALGLAYKPDVDDLRESPATEVVRLLQQAGALVKCWEPFAPTAQLAGVEMASDFESAVKDADAILLLVKHTEFAKLDPNELTKKTAARVAIDCVNAWDAQKWKNAGFTLHRLGDSKSPVSNL; this comes from the coding sequence TTGAAATACAACAAACTTTGCATTCTCGGTCTCGGTTATATTGGGCTTCCCTATGCCGCCATGTTCGCCGCACGCGGAGTTAAAGTCCACGGCGTGGATATCAACCCGCACGTGGTCGAAACGCTGAAGGCGGGCAAAATCCACATCTATGAGCCGGGTTTGCAGGCAATGGTCGAATCAGCCGTCCAGTCCGGGAACCTGACCGTTTCATCCAGCCCCGAAGAAGCCGACGCGTTCATCATCGCCGTCCCCACTCCGTTCCAACATGAAAAGTTCGGCGAATACAACGGGATGCGATTCAAACTGGCGGATATGCGTGCGGTGACGTCTGCCGCCGAAGCCATCCTGCCTGTTTTGAGGAAGGGCAACCTCGTGATACTCGAATCGACCTCGCCGCCTCAAACGACGGTCAATCTGGTCGCGCCCATTTTGGCGCGCTCGCATCTTGAAGCAGGGAAAGATTATCACCTGTGCTATTCACCGGAGCGCGTCCTGCCGGGACAAATCCTGCGCGAACTTGTCGAGAACGCGCGCGTGATCGGAGGGATCACGCCCGAATCTGCGCGCGCTGGGCGGGACCTGTACGCGGCGTTCGTCAAAGGCGAAATTCACGAAACCGACGCGACCACCGCCGAGATGGTCAAGCTCATGGAAAACACGACGCGCGACGTGAACATCGCCATCGCCAACGAGTTCGCGCGCCTCGCTGAAAAATTCGGCGTAGACGCGTGGGAGGCGATTCGACTCGCCAACTTGCATCCGCGCATCAACATCCTCAGCCCCGGACCTGGCGTCGGCGGTCACTGCATCAGCGTGGACCCATGGTTTTTCGTCGAAGCCGCGCCGGAACACGCGCAATTGATCTACCACGCGCGGCAAGTCAACGATGCTCAACCGGGCTTTGTCATTGAAAAGGTAAAACAAACCATCGGAGAATTGAAAAACAAGAAAATCGCCGCGCTCGGACTCGCCTATAAACCCGACGTGGACGATCTGCGCGAAAGCCCCGCTACCGAAGTTGTCCGCCTGCTTCAACAAGCGGGCGCGCTTGTCAAATGCTGGGAGCCATTCGCGCCCACCGCCCAACTCGCAGGCGTTGAAATGGCATCCGATTTTGAATCTGCCGTCAAGGATGCCGACGCGATCTTGCTCCTCGTCAAACACACCGAGTTCGCCAAACTTGATCCCAATGAACTAACAAAAAAAACCGCCGCCCGCGTCGCGATCGACTGCGTCAACGCGTGGGACGCGCAAAAATGGAAAAACGCCGGCTTCACCCTCCACCGTCTAGGCGATTCAAAATCTCCAGTCTCTAATCTCTAA
- the wecB gene encoding UDP-N-acetylglucosamine 2-epimerase (non-hydrolyzing), whose translation MKILSVLGTRPEAIKMAPIVRLLKQKADIDARVCVTAQHRQMLDQALELFDIKPEYDLDLMREGQSLAQISAGIFTHLDPILEEFQPDWVLAVGDTTTVLTTSLLAFYRKIQFGHVEAGLRTHNKWHPFPEEINRRLATVTADLHFTPTEWSKQNLLHEGVEPGNIFVTGNSVIDALKFASEQQTPREIDELLKKLEVADKTAKRLETKRLILITAHRRENFGEPIENICHAIKQLASRADVEIVYPVHLNPNVQEPVNRILKDVKRITLLPPLDYLPLVHLMKHAALILTDSGGIQEEAPTFGIPVLVMRETTERPEGVEAGTLKLVGTETARIVDEATRLLDDPAAYAAMAKAANPYGDGHTAERIVEILLRA comes from the coding sequence ATGAAAATTTTATCCGTCCTCGGCACTCGACCCGAAGCCATCAAAATGGCGCCCATCGTCCGCTTGCTCAAACAAAAAGCGGATATTGACGCGCGGGTCTGCGTCACCGCACAACACCGGCAAATGCTGGATCAAGCGTTGGAATTGTTCGACATCAAGCCCGAATATGATCTCGACCTGATGCGCGAGGGACAATCGCTGGCGCAGATCAGCGCGGGGATTTTCACTCACCTCGATCCCATCCTCGAGGAGTTCCAACCGGATTGGGTACTCGCCGTCGGCGATACCACGACCGTGCTGACCACCTCCCTGCTGGCTTTCTATCGCAAGATCCAATTCGGTCACGTGGAAGCCGGTCTGCGGACGCACAACAAATGGCATCCATTCCCCGAAGAGATCAACCGCCGCCTCGCCACCGTCACAGCGGATTTGCATTTCACGCCCACCGAATGGTCGAAACAAAATTTACTGCACGAAGGCGTCGAGCCGGGAAACATTTTCGTCACGGGGAACTCGGTCATAGACGCGTTGAAGTTTGCCTCAGAACAGCAAACGCCGCGCGAGATTGACGAATTGCTCAAAAAATTAGAAGTAGCAGACAAAACGGCTAAGAGATTAGAGACTAAGCGACTAATCCTCATCACTGCCCACCGCCGGGAAAATTTTGGCGAGCCGATAGAAAACATTTGTCATGCGATAAAACAACTCGCTTCACGCGCCGACGTGGAAATTGTTTACCCCGTCCATTTGAACCCGAACGTGCAGGAACCCGTCAATCGGATTCTGAAAGACGTGAAACGCATCACACTACTGCCGCCGCTCGACTATCTCCCGCTCGTGCATTTGATGAAACACGCCGCGTTGATCCTCACCGACTCCGGCGGCATCCAAGAAGAAGCGCCGACGTTTGGTATCCCTGTATTGGTCATGCGCGAGACCACCGAACGCCCGGAGGGAGTCGAAGCAGGGACGCTCAAACTGGTTGGAACTGAAACAGCCCGAATTGTGGATGAAGCGACGCGTCTACTGGACGATCCAGCCGCGTATGCCGCGATGGCGAAGGCGGCGAATCCGTATGGCGACGGTCACACGGCGGAACGTATCGTTGAAATACTGCTCCGGGCGTAA
- a CDS encoding prohibitin family protein, with protein MNIVDVIRTVAGFAWLAAIGIGILAAVRASRNQTAKGSSSSALILVVIAILLTVVGSGLVYVESNERGVVKTIRAGGVRSDALDPGLHWILPIAEQVVTYPISNQAYTMSFLPEQGPDSGEDSIRARTKDGQEVIIDATVIFRIDPNKVVQLHIAWQNAYESGVVRPEVRGAIRDAVSQYGVEEVVSTKREEMIQIISDQLAASLSKNNLELLDFILRDIHFSEEYAAAVEQKQIAEQQAQQAAFVVEQKKQEAEQARQQAQGQADAAVIAAKGAAEARVIQAQAEAEANQLLAESLTPELLQYQYILKLAPGVQTIFIPSGNQFILPLPGSVQIPQ; from the coding sequence ATGAATATCGTTGATGTGATTCGTACGGTGGCGGGCTTTGCATGGCTTGCCGCGATCGGTATTGGTATTTTGGCGGCAGTACGCGCCAGCCGTAACCAGACCGCGAAAGGGTCGAGTTCCAGCGCGCTCATTTTGGTGGTGATCGCCATTTTGCTCACGGTAGTTGGATCAGGGTTGGTCTACGTGGAATCAAACGAACGCGGCGTGGTGAAAACCATCCGCGCGGGCGGCGTCCGATCGGATGCGCTCGATCCCGGTCTGCACTGGATTTTGCCCATTGCAGAGCAAGTAGTAACGTATCCCATTTCGAATCAAGCCTACACCATGTCGTTTTTACCCGAACAAGGACCCGACTCAGGCGAGGACTCGATTCGCGCGCGTACAAAAGACGGGCAAGAGGTCATCATTGACGCGACGGTCATTTTTCGCATTGACCCGAACAAGGTGGTGCAACTCCATATTGCGTGGCAGAACGCGTATGAGAGCGGTGTGGTACGTCCCGAAGTGCGCGGCGCTATTCGTGATGCTGTTTCGCAATACGGCGTCGAGGAAGTTGTCTCGACCAAGCGCGAAGAGATGATCCAGATCATCAGCGATCAACTTGCCGCAAGCCTGAGCAAAAACAATCTTGAACTGCTCGACTTTATCCTGCGGGATATTCATTTCAGCGAAGAATACGCCGCCGCCGTCGAACAGAAACAGATCGCCGAGCAACAGGCACAACAAGCCGCCTTTGTTGTCGAACAGAAAAAACAGGAAGCCGAGCAAGCCCGCCAGCAAGCGCAAGGGCAGGCAGACGCGGCGGTGATCGCGGCGAAAGGCGCGGCAGAAGCCCGCGTCATTCAGGCGCAGGCAGAAGCGGAAGCCAATCAACTTCTCGCCGAATCACTCACGCCGGAACTGCTCCAATATCAATACATTTTGAAACTGGCGCCGGGCGTGCAAACGATTTTTATCCCGTCGGGCAATCAATTTATCCTGCCATTGCCGGGTAGCGTACAAATCCCGCAATAA
- the selD gene encoding selenide, water dikinase SelD: MPIPRTGREIRLTTLSTCAGUASKLSADALTQVLRPVKDIFDAASFPDLLVGLREPDDAAVWRLDDNRALVVTTDFFTPVVDDAYDYGAIAAANSMSDVYAMGGEPFLALNVAALPDNLPPEISSEIIRGGAEKAREAGVVVAGGHTVKDKEPKYGLVVVGFVDPRKMLSKGGLQVGDALVLTKPLGLGVTTTALKREEVEEKDLQEAVDWMKRLNKTASQLAVEFGLRGGTDITGYSLLGHGSEMAQASGVALNFEFAKIPFTSGARKYAKKGYFAGGAFDNKSHFEAQVTFADSIDEENQMLLFDPQTSGGLLLGVPQEKLEAFIVRAQGLSQPVWAVGRVEGGAGIQVK; encoded by the coding sequence ATGCCGATCCCTCGAACCGGGCGCGAAATCCGCCTCACGACTCTTTCCACGTGCGCGGGTTGAGCGTCCAAACTAAGCGCTGACGCGCTGACGCAGGTTCTGCGTCCCGTGAAGGATATCTTCGACGCCGCTTCATTCCCGGACCTTTTGGTTGGTCTACGCGAACCGGATGACGCGGCTGTTTGGCGTTTAGACGACAACCGCGCGCTCGTGGTCACCACCGACTTCTTCACCCCAGTGGTGGACGACGCGTACGACTACGGCGCAATCGCCGCGGCAAATAGCATGTCGGATGTGTACGCGATGGGCGGGGAACCCTTCCTCGCGTTGAACGTTGCGGCTCTGCCCGATAATTTGCCGCCTGAAATTTCCAGCGAGATCATTCGCGGCGGCGCGGAAAAAGCGCGCGAGGCGGGAGTCGTCGTCGCGGGCGGGCATACGGTGAAAGACAAAGAACCAAAGTATGGCTTGGTCGTCGTCGGCTTTGTTGACCCGCGCAAGATGTTGAGCAAAGGCGGACTACAAGTTGGCGACGCGCTTGTGTTGACCAAGCCGCTTGGTCTCGGAGTCACAACTACCGCGTTGAAGCGCGAAGAGGTGGAAGAAAAAGATCTGCAAGAAGCGGTGGATTGGATGAAGCGCCTGAACAAAACTGCGAGTCAACTCGCGGTTGAATTTGGTCTGCGCGGCGGGACGGATATTACCGGCTACAGTTTGCTCGGTCACGGGTCGGAGATGGCGCAAGCCTCCGGCGTTGCGCTGAACTTCGAGTTTGCGAAAATTCCATTCACGAGCGGCGCGAGGAAATACGCAAAAAAGGGCTATTTCGCTGGCGGCGCGTTCGACAACAAATCCCATTTTGAGGCGCAGGTAACGTTTGCCGATTCAATTGACGAGGAAAATCAGATGCTGTTATTCGATCCGCAAACGAGCGGCGGATTGTTACTGGGTGTCCCACAGGAAAAACTTGAGGCGTTCATTGTCCGCGCGCAGGGATTGAGCCAGCCTGTTTGGGCGGTGGGACGCGTCGAGGGAGGAGCAGGCATCCAAGTTAAGTAA
- a CDS encoding hemolysin family protein produces the protein MSEIPIEINLTTGLIAIAILIVFNGLLAMAETALLSARKARLQNENNKGDLRAGIVLKLTENPNQFLSVIQIGITSIDLLIGALTGATLGVWIDNRLSAYPALAPYSGIIGLLVGVLPVTYLSLVLGELVPKRLALRDPEEVSSVVARPMLFFSKIFSPIVKLLSVSTEFILRVLGVKVSEEPPVTEEEIQLLIDQGTQAGVFEESEHDMVEGVFSLDDQRVYSLMTPRTNIIYLDINDSMDEIRQKVSESEYSRFPVRQGTLDMILGIVKARDLLVKSLNDEPIRLKDMLKPAFFIPETMFASRALEVFKEKGAELLLVIDEFGGLQGLLTINDILEEIVGQMEHEEPQATQRQDGSWLLDGMLEADEFKEIFKVTALPHEDEYETLSGFVMMSLGRVPQAADHFEWHGLRFEVIDMDGRRVDKVLVTTLPQRPQTQEPVKIN, from the coding sequence ATGTCTGAAATCCCCATAGAAATCAATCTTACAACTGGGCTGATCGCCATTGCCATTTTGATCGTGTTTAACGGTTTGTTAGCAATGGCAGAAACCGCCCTGCTATCAGCCCGCAAAGCCCGCCTGCAAAATGAAAATAACAAAGGCGATCTGCGCGCGGGAATTGTGCTCAAGCTGACGGAAAATCCAAACCAATTTCTGTCGGTCATCCAGATCGGAATTACATCCATTGACTTGTTGATCGGCGCGCTCACCGGCGCGACGCTCGGCGTGTGGATTGACAATCGCCTGAGCGCCTATCCGGCGCTCGCGCCTTACAGCGGAATCATCGGCTTGCTCGTGGGCGTGCTTCCGGTAACGTATCTGTCGTTGGTGCTCGGCGAATTGGTGCCAAAGCGTTTGGCGCTGCGCGACCCAGAGGAAGTCTCGTCTGTGGTGGCGAGACCGATGTTGTTCTTTTCCAAAATATTTTCGCCGATCGTAAAACTGCTGAGCGTCTCCACCGAATTTATCCTCCGAGTATTGGGCGTCAAAGTCAGCGAGGAACCGCCGGTCACCGAGGAGGAAATTCAACTGCTGATCGATCAAGGCACGCAGGCGGGAGTCTTCGAGGAATCAGAACACGATATGGTGGAAGGCGTGTTCAGCCTCGACGATCAACGTGTCTATTCGCTGATGACGCCGCGCACCAATATCATTTATCTAGACATCAACGATTCGATGGATGAGATTCGCCAGAAGGTAAGCGAGAGCGAGTACTCCCGCTTCCCCGTGCGGCAGGGAACGCTGGACATGATATTAGGCATCGTGAAAGCGCGCGACCTGTTGGTGAAAAGTCTGAATGACGAGCCAATCCGTTTGAAGGATATGCTCAAACCGGCGTTCTTCATTCCCGAAACGATGTTCGCCTCGCGCGCGCTCGAGGTTTTCAAAGAAAAAGGGGCTGAACTGCTGTTGGTGATTGACGAATTCGGCGGCTTGCAAGGACTGCTGACGATCAACGACATCCTGGAAGAGATCGTGGGCCAGATGGAACACGAAGAGCCGCAAGCCACGCAAAGGCAGGATGGGTCATGGCTGTTGGACGGCATGTTGGAAGCGGACGAATTCAAAGAGATTTTCAAGGTGACCGCGCTGCCCCACGAGGACGAATACGAAACCCTGAGCGGATTCGTGATGATGTCGCTGGGACGCGTTCCGCAAGCCGCCGACCACTTCGAGTGGCACGGGCTGCGCTTCGAAGTGATTGACATGGACGGGCGCCGGGTGGACAAGGTGTTGGTCACAACGCTACCACAACGACCGCAAACCCAAGAACCAGTAAAAATCAATTAG
- a CDS encoding fused MFS/spermidine synthase: MRYFQKKENDPRLIIVAILFLLSGAAGLIYQIVWHRLLEIYFGVTMTAIALIVAAYMAGLGLGSLLGGQIALRSKRTVLIYGMVEVGIAVFGFFSEALIHWIGQRTAGSPYPLVFLLSFLLLLIPTLLMGITLPLLTQSFVKQVNTSGHIIGLLYGINTLGAGLGALVGGYVLIGRLGFEGSLWIAVALNVLVGIGAVALFESKKQTRLEERTESHSEATSSLPYRTILVAAFLVGFINLGFEMLWFRVLGVINKGTAYGFPSVLFVFLTGLAIGGFIWGRQADQSKDRIALFWKLQLGSGIIAMLSFLLCWGALHFPPLQDWIRESFANPQQPIPPFVRTDNGMVFGRRLMISTLFEYFLPILVLIFPASLIMGGGLPLLDRIAITSAATSGKRVGDIHLANILGSVLGSLTISFIFLSALGTELTLKVLALLSIAFTSLVWDMRKSVKGSIYILPVCVAALVLITPWRGVFYETLYRTATGIPALVRETNAGVLALGYNSTPSAPSTLWIGGIQNSYFPTYGDYERTAFTCAAASHPRKILIIGLGGSNTAYFLTQMPGVEEIHIVELMDDLGSLLNEYVPVAQQTFADPRVRYIADDGRRYLYAHPDETYDMIFIDPLNSFTSGHNNLYSREAMQLYQSHLNNGGIFCAWMNERHFIPKTAASVFPFMEQFRDWVVSSNREISFDQSYLGSGLAAYLKNSKGIYSDILPETLAPEMVFSNYIGDHTCTLEKEKDTPILSDTRPYLEYYYFSQPPGRPIRCNQ; this comes from the coding sequence ATGAGATATTTTCAAAAAAAGGAAAATGATCCGCGCTTGATCATTGTCGCTATCCTTTTCCTGCTCTCCGGCGCGGCGGGGTTGATCTATCAGATCGTCTGGCATCGGTTGCTTGAAATTTATTTCGGGGTGACGATGACTGCCATCGCGTTGATCGTTGCCGCATACATGGCGGGTCTTGGGCTTGGGTCACTGTTGGGCGGACAAATCGCGCTTCGGAGCAAACGGACGGTTCTGATCTATGGGATGGTTGAAGTCGGAATAGCAGTCTTTGGGTTTTTCAGCGAAGCGCTTATCCACTGGATCGGTCAGCGCACCGCGGGAAGCCCATATCCACTGGTCTTTCTATTAAGTTTCCTGCTGTTGCTAATTCCGACCCTGTTGATGGGCATAACCTTGCCCCTGCTTACACAATCCTTTGTAAAACAGGTGAATACTTCCGGTCATATCATTGGCTTGCTTTACGGGATTAACACGCTCGGAGCGGGTCTCGGCGCGCTAGTCGGCGGATATGTTCTCATCGGGAGGCTGGGATTTGAAGGCTCGCTCTGGATTGCAGTGGCGCTCAACGTTCTTGTCGGCATCGGAGCAGTAGCCTTGTTTGAAAGCAAGAAGCAAACTCGACTAGAGGAGCGGACCGAGAGTCATTCCGAAGCGACGTCGTCCCTGCCGTATCGGACCATTTTGGTCGCCGCGTTCCTCGTCGGCTTCATCAATTTGGGTTTTGAAATGCTCTGGTTTCGCGTGCTCGGGGTGATCAACAAAGGCACAGCCTATGGCTTCCCAAGCGTTCTGTTCGTCTTCTTGACCGGTTTAGCCATCGGGGGCTTCATCTGGGGTAGACAAGCGGATCAAAGCAAGGATAGGATCGCGCTGTTCTGGAAATTGCAACTGGGAAGTGGGATCATCGCCATGCTATCGTTCCTCCTTTGTTGGGGAGCGCTGCACTTTCCTCCGCTTCAAGATTGGATCAGGGAATCGTTCGCCAACCCGCAACAACCTATTCCGCCCTTTGTGAGAACAGATAACGGCATGGTCTTCGGACGCCGCTTGATGATTTCAACGCTGTTCGAATATTTTCTACCCATCCTTGTGCTTATCTTTCCAGCCAGCCTAATCATGGGAGGCGGGCTACCTCTTCTAGACCGCATCGCCATCACCAGCGCGGCTACCTCCGGTAAACGAGTGGGCGACATCCATTTAGCCAACATCTTGGGTTCTGTCCTCGGCTCGTTAACGATCAGTTTTATTTTCCTTTCGGCATTAGGGACCGAGTTAACTCTGAAAGTATTGGCATTATTGAGCATCGCTTTTACCAGCCTTGTATGGGATATGCGAAAAAGCGTCAAAGGGAGCATCTATATTCTTCCTGTCTGCGTTGCCGCGCTTGTATTGATCACACCGTGGCGGGGAGTTTTCTATGAAACTTTGTATCGAACTGCCACAGGCATCCCAGCGCTTGTTCGAGAAACAAACGCCGGCGTGCTCGCTCTCGGGTACAACTCGACGCCGTCGGCGCCGTCCACGCTGTGGATCGGAGGCATTCAAAACAGCTATTTCCCAACATATGGCGATTATGAACGCACAGCATTCACCTGCGCTGCCGCGAGTCATCCACGAAAAATTCTGATCATCGGGTTGGGCGGCTCGAACACCGCATATTTTTTGACTCAGATGCCCGGCGTCGAGGAAATTCACATCGTTGAGTTGATGGACGATCTCGGCTCATTATTGAACGAATATGTGCCCGTCGCACAACAGACCTTCGCAGACCCCCGCGTCCGCTATATTGCAGACGACGGGCGGCGCTACCTATACGCCCATCCCGACGAAACCTACGATATGATCTTCATTGACCCTTTAAATAGCTTCACTAGCGGTCATAATAATTTATATTCACGCGAGGCAATGCAGTTGTATCAGTCGCATCTGAACAACGGTGGTATATTTTGCGCCTGGATGAACGAGCGTCACTTCATCCCTAAAACAGCGGCAAGCGTTTTCCCATTCATGGAACAATTCCGCGATTGGGTCGTCTCAAGTAATCGGGAGATCTCGTTCGACCAGTCATACCTAGGATCCGGACTAGCGGCATATCTAAAAAACAGCAAAGGGATTTACTCGGACATCCTCCCTGAAACGCTAGCGCCCGAAATGGTGTTCAGTAACTATATCGGCGACCATACCTGCACGCTTGAAAAAGAAAAGGACACTCCGATTCTCTCGGACACAAGACCCTATCTGGAGTATTACTATTTTTCCCAACCGCCGGGTCGCCCGATTCGCTGTAACCAATAA
- a CDS encoding HAD family hydrolase: MPPSILRAVIFDLGGTLMHESDATQPVNARGDEALTIYLREQGFELNLSTFPLEFRRRLDDYFKQREKDLLETTYSFVLRDVLTHKGYGEVSDKVIREALDRLFAVTQTNWALEEDALAALKKIEADGYRMGLISNAGDDKDVQQLLHKFGLGRFFDFALTSAACSYRKPHPRIFELALSSWYFLPSEAVMIGDNLDADIRGAQNAGLAAIWIKRRAGVRGANQPHVQPDAVVSSLAEIPAALDRLQVR; this comes from the coding sequence ATGCCCCCATCCATCCTTCGCGCGGTCATCTTCGATCTGGGCGGGACGCTCATGCACGAGAGCGACGCCACCCAGCCGGTCAACGCGCGCGGTGACGAGGCTTTGACCATCTATTTGCGCGAGCAGGGATTCGAACTCAACCTTTCGACCTTTCCGCTGGAATTCCGCCGCAGGCTGGATGACTATTTCAAGCAACGCGAAAAGGATTTACTCGAAACAACCTATTCCTTCGTCCTGCGAGATGTGCTAACGCACAAGGGATATGGCGAGGTATCCGATAAAGTGATCCGCGAGGCGCTGGATAGACTCTTTGCCGTCACCCAAACGAACTGGGCGCTGGAAGAGGACGCGCTTGCCGCTTTGAAAAAAATCGAAGCAGACGGCTATCGCATGGGGCTGATCTCGAACGCAGGAGACGACAAGGATGTGCAGCAACTCCTGCACAAATTCGGACTCGGTCGCTTCTTCGACTTCGCATTGACCTCTGCCGCGTGCAGTTACCGCAAGCCGCATCCGCGCATATTTGAGTTGGCTCTATCCAGTTGGTATTTTCTCCCCTCTGAGGCGGTGATGATTGGCGACAACCTCGACGCGGACATCCGCGGCGCGCAGAACGCGGGACTAGCGGCGATCTGGATCAAGCGGCGCGCCGGCGTACGAGGGGCGAACCAACCGCACGTTCAGCCGGACGCGGTCGTTTCATCCCTCGCGGAAATTCCCGCCGCGCTCGATCGGTTGCAGGTTCGATAA
- a CDS encoding DMT family transporter, which translates to MRQDKVFLAYAALGVGVLALSFSAMFVRWADAPGPVIGFYRVLIATILFIPFFIQRQKKLTPLRWRWVWFPILAGLFTALDFATWNTSVKFTTAAKATLLGNTAPLWVALIALIVFRERLRGTFWFGLALALIGAALVVGENFAEDFNVNVGDLLASAAAVFYAIYQLITQSGRSFLDPFRYTWFVGLSAAVFLCMINLILGNPLLGYSSNTWLIFFATAIVSQMIGYLAISYSLGHLPASVVSPTLIAQPILTAVLAIPLLGEVPSPAQWLGGAIALAGIYIVNRAHQQSLPETPNA; encoded by the coding sequence ATGAGGCAGGACAAAGTATTTCTGGCGTATGCCGCGCTCGGCGTGGGCGTGTTGGCATTAAGTTTTTCGGCAATGTTCGTGCGCTGGGCAGACGCGCCGGGACCGGTGATCGGCTTTTACCGCGTCCTGATTGCGACCATTTTATTCATCCCGTTTTTTATTCAACGCCAAAAAAAGTTGACGCCGCTTCGATGGCGCTGGGTATGGTTTCCGATTCTAGCGGGTCTGTTCACCGCGCTAGATTTCGCCACGTGGAACACGTCGGTCAAATTCACCACCGCCGCCAAAGCGACGCTTTTGGGAAACACCGCCCCACTTTGGGTGGCGTTGATCGCTTTGATCGTCTTTCGAGAAAGATTGCGCGGAACTTTCTGGTTCGGCTTGGCGCTAGCGCTGATCGGCGCGGCTTTGGTGGTCGGCGAAAACTTTGCGGAGGATTTCAACGTGAACGTCGGCGATCTGCTTGCCAGCGCCGCCGCCGTCTTTTATGCCATCTACCAACTCATCACCCAAAGCGGACGAAGTTTTCTGGATCCATTTCGTTATACGTGGTTCGTCGGCTTGAGCGCGGCTGTGTTTTTGTGCATGATCAATTTAATTTTAGGAAATCCTTTACTTGGCTACTCGTCAAATACATGGCTGATATTTTTCGCCACAGCCATCGTGTCGCAAATGATCGGGTATCTCGCCATCTCGTACTCGCTAGGACATTTGCCCGCTTCCGTCGTTTCTCCCACGTTGATCGCTCAGCCGATATTGACGGCCGTATTAGCCATTCCTTTGCTAGGAGAGGTTCCATCACCGGCGCAATGGCTGGGCGGAGCGATTGCGCTCGCTGGCATTTATATCGTCAACCGCGCCCACCAACAAAGTTTACCCGAAACGCCGAACGCATAA
- a CDS encoding STAS domain-containing protein, whose amino-acid sequence METKISTENGRAPVTVIHVDGNIDSGSYEKFQAQANDLITNGARRILVDLTHAKFVSSAGLRALHDLFTQLRALDTDSKLSEEDVRNGINAGTYKSPHLKLLNLSPEARVGFETAGFDMFIETFTDMKTAVASF is encoded by the coding sequence ATGGAAACGAAAATATCTACCGAAAACGGGCGGGCTCCAGTCACAGTGATTCACGTGGACGGGAATATTGATTCTGGCTCCTACGAAAAATTTCAGGCGCAAGCCAACGACTTGATAACGAACGGAGCCCGCCGCATTCTCGTTGATCTCACGCATGCCAAGTTTGTCAGCAGCGCCGGGCTGCGCGCGCTTCACGATCTGTTCACTCAACTCCGCGCGCTCGATACAGATTCGAAACTCAGCGAAGAGGATGTCCGAAACGGTATCAACGCCGGGACGTACAAATCTCCGCACTTGAAATTGCTCAACCTGTCGCCTGAAGCGCGCGTGGGATTTGAAACGGCGGGCTTTGACATGTTCATCGAAACTTTCACGGATATGAAAACCGCCGTCGCTTCTTTCTGA